AACCCCATGGTAGGCTAGGCCCTCGCTTCGGAATTCGCTCACTCACAAGGAGGAGCACGCATGAGGTCGTTGCGCACTGCCGTTGGCGTCTTCGTGGCGTTGACCCTGATCTTCCTCGTGGGCCGTCCCGCAGCAGCCGCGGAGACCATCCGCATCGGCTACCTCGGCCCCCTGACCGGCATCTTCGCCCAGGCCGGCAGGGACATGCTCGACGGCCTCAAGCTGTCGCTCGAGGAGGTCAGTTACCAGGCGGGTGGCCGCAAGATCGAGCTGGTCGAGGAGGATACCGAGGGCAACTCGGCGACGGCGCTCGCCAAGTACCGTAAGCTCGTCGATCACGACAAGATCCACGTGCTCACGGGCGTCCTCCTCGCGAACGTGGGCAACAGCCTGGTGCCGCAGATCGAGCGCGACCAGCTCCCGACGCTCTTCCTCACCACGCCCGATGACCTGACCAAGCGCAAGATCGCCAAGTGGCTCCTGCGCTCGAACTTCGCGGCGAGCCAGATCATGCATCCGCTCGGCGATTACGCGGCGAAGACGCTGAAGTACCGTCGGGTGGCGACCGTCGCCATGGACAATCCCTTCGGGCACGAGGAGATCGGCGGATTCCAGCGCGTGTTCGAGGACGGCGGGGGCAAGGTCATCCAGAAGCTCTGGGTGTCGCTCAACGCGCTCGACTTCGCGCCGTACCTGACCCAGATCGAGAAGGACGTCGACGCCGTCTGCGCCGTCTTCGTGGCGGGCCAGGCCGTACGCTTCGTGAAGCAGTACGGAGAATCCGGGCTCCGGGGAAAGGTGCCGCTCATCGGCACCGGCGTCATGACCGACGAGAGCGCGCTGCGGGGCATGGGCGACGAGGCGGTCGGGATCGTCGGCTCGCTCCTCTGGAGCCCGACCCTCCAGAACCCCGCCAACCAGCGATTCATGAAGCTCGCCGAGGCGAAGTTCGGGAGAACGCCGGCCTACTTCAGCGCCATCATGTACAGCTCGGGGCGGTGGATAGCCGAGGCCGCGCAGTCCCTGAGCGGCCAGGTCGAGGATCGCGAGAAGCTCGTCCTCGCGATACGTCGCGCCATCGAGCGGACGCCCGATCCGCGTGGACCGATCAAGCTCGACGAGTACGGCAACCCGACGGAAAACGTCTACATCGTCCGCGTGGACAGAGCCGGCGGCAAGCTCGTGAACACCGTCATCCACACCTATCCGCTCGTATCCCAGTTCTGGACGTACAAGCCGGAGGAGTTCCTCAAGACCCCCGCCTACTCGCGCGACTATCCTCCCGTCAAGCCCTGACGTGCCGTCCGATGCGCTTCGGGTTCTTTTTCTGGCCGTACACGCCGGAGTACACGGCGCGCATGGCGCGCCTCGGGGACGAGCACGGCTTCGACATGGTCGGCATCGCCGACACGCCGGGCAATGCCATGGACCCGTGGGTCGCGATGACGCTGGCCGCTTCGGCCACATCGCGCGTGCGGCTCGCCACGTGCGTGACGAACCTGGTCACTCGCCATCCGGCCATAACGGCGTCGGCCGCGGCGTCCGTCGACGTCGCCTCGGGCGGCCGTACCATTCTCGGTATCGGCTCGGGGCACAGCGGTGTCGCCAACGTCGGCGGCGCTCCCACGGGGGCGGGGGCCTTGCGTGAAGGGGTCGGGTTT
Above is a genomic segment from Candidatus Methylomirabilota bacterium containing:
- a CDS encoding ABC transporter substrate-binding protein; its protein translation is MRSLRTAVGVFVALTLIFLVGRPAAAAETIRIGYLGPLTGIFAQAGRDMLDGLKLSLEEVSYQAGGRKIELVEEDTEGNSATALAKYRKLVDHDKIHVLTGVLLANVGNSLVPQIERDQLPTLFLTTPDDLTKRKIAKWLLRSNFAASQIMHPLGDYAAKTLKYRRVATVAMDNPFGHEEIGGFQRVFEDGGGKVIQKLWVSLNALDFAPYLTQIEKDVDAVCAVFVAGQAVRFVKQYGESGLRGKVPLIGTGVMTDESALRGMGDEAVGIVGSLLWSPTLQNPANQRFMKLAEAKFGRTPAYFSAIMYSSGRWIAEAAQSLSGQVEDREKLVLAIRRAIERTPDPRGPIKLDEYGNPTENVYIVRVDRAGGKLVNTVIHTYPLVSQFWTYKPEEFLKTPAYSRDYPPVKP